One uncultured Alphaproteobacteria bacterium genomic region harbors:
- the cusA gene encoding copper/silver efflux system, membrane component (Evidence 2a : Function of homologous gene experimentally demonstrated in an other organism; PubMedId : 11399769, 12813074, 1711024, 20461235, 21178899, 21450803, 7984428; Product type t : transporter) yields MRKATCAPPCPPSRRRKERAMIAHLIRWSARNPLLVLLATLMIAGAGVVAALRLPLDALPDLSDTQVIVTTDYPGQAPQVVEDQITYPLATALLSVPRSRVVRGQSFFGTSFVTVIFEDGTDIYWARSRVLEYLQTAAKTLPAGVSPSLGPDATGVGWVYQYALEAKDKGLDELRSLQDWYLRFQLATADGVSEVASVGGFQKQYQVIVDPRRLQAYGIPLKAVQQAIRDGNQDVGGRVIESAETEFMVRGHGYLRSAADLGDIVLAARGGTPVLLKDVARVEIGPDARRGIAELDGEGETVGGIVVQRMGENALATIDAVKAKIAEIAPGLPEGVSFRTVYDRSDLIRRAVETLKHTLFEESVIVALVCVAFLLHVRSALVAILMLPVGVLIAILVMQRLGMTSNIMSLGGIAIAVGAMIDAAIVMIENAHKHLERLEPGESHKEALIAAAVEVGPSLFFGLLIITVSFLPVFALEAQEGRLFKPLAMTKTLAMAGAAFLSVTLVPVLMLMFVRGRILPEAKNPINRALIAAYRPVIEGVLSAKALVLALAVVALGLSWVPFKQLGSEFMPNLDEGAILYMPTTLPGLSITKAAELLQVQDRVLKSFPEVETVFGKAGRAATATDPAPTEMFETVITLKPHDQWRPGMTTDTLIKEMDAALQIPGVSNAWTMPQRARVDMLATGIRTPIGVKVFGNDLGELERIARRIEAAVRDVPGTASAYAERVGGGKYLDIRPDRAALARYGISIAAVQATIATALGGETVTTTVEGRERYSVNLRYPRALRSDPQAIAQNVLVNAADGTPVPLGQLAEIGFAPGPAAIRSENGLLSTYIFIDIRDRDLGGYVAEAKAKVAAAVDLPEGFFITWSGQFENLERAVAKLKVVVPFTLAIIFLLLYLNFRRVAETLIVMLSLPFALIGGLWLQWILGYDFSVAVAVGYIALAGVAAETGVVMLVYLDHAEADLRARRAAEGLAFTRADLRHAIMEGAVERVRPKIMTVTAIIAGLLPILWSTGAGSEVMRRIAMPMVGGMVSSTVLTLAVIPALYALVKGRGLPAAHPSRQQESLPHAS; encoded by the coding sequence ATGCGGAAAGCAACCTGCGCGCCGCCCTGTCCGCCTTCGAGACGCCGTAAGGAGCGCGCGATGATCGCCCATCTGATCCGCTGGTCGGCGCGCAATCCGCTGCTGGTTCTCCTCGCCACGCTGATGATCGCCGGTGCGGGCGTCGTCGCGGCGCTCCGCCTGCCGCTCGACGCGTTGCCCGACCTTTCCGACACCCAGGTGATCGTCACCACCGACTACCCCGGCCAGGCGCCGCAAGTGGTCGAGGACCAGATCACCTATCCGCTTGCCACCGCGCTGCTTTCGGTGCCGCGGTCGCGCGTCGTGCGCGGCCAGTCGTTCTTCGGCACCAGCTTCGTCACCGTGATCTTCGAGGACGGCACCGACATCTACTGGGCGCGCTCGCGCGTGCTCGAATACCTCCAGACCGCCGCCAAGACCCTGCCCGCCGGGGTCAGTCCGAGCCTGGGGCCTGACGCCACCGGCGTCGGCTGGGTCTATCAATATGCGCTCGAAGCCAAGGACAAGGGGCTGGACGAGCTGCGGTCGCTGCAGGACTGGTACCTGCGCTTCCAGCTCGCCACCGCCGACGGCGTGTCCGAGGTCGCCAGCGTCGGCGGCTTCCAGAAGCAGTATCAGGTGATCGTCGACCCGCGCCGCCTTCAGGCCTATGGGATTCCGCTCAAGGCGGTGCAGCAGGCGATCCGCGACGGCAACCAGGACGTCGGCGGCCGGGTGATCGAAAGCGCCGAGACCGAGTTCATGGTGCGCGGCCACGGCTACCTCAGATCCGCCGCCGACCTCGGCGACATCGTGCTCGCCGCGCGCGGCGGCACGCCGGTGCTGCTCAAGGACGTGGCGCGGGTGGAGATCGGCCCCGACGCGCGGCGCGGCATCGCCGAGTTGGACGGCGAGGGCGAGACGGTCGGCGGCATCGTCGTCCAGCGCATGGGCGAGAACGCGCTCGCCACCATCGACGCGGTGAAGGCGAAGATCGCCGAGATCGCCCCGGGCCTGCCCGAGGGGGTCTCCTTCCGCACCGTCTACGACCGCTCGGACCTGATCCGGCGCGCGGTGGAAACCCTCAAGCACACCCTGTTCGAGGAGAGCGTGATCGTCGCCCTGGTGTGCGTCGCGTTCCTCCTGCACGTGCGTTCGGCGCTGGTGGCGATCCTGATGCTGCCGGTCGGCGTGCTGATCGCGATCCTGGTGATGCAGCGTCTCGGCATGACCTCCAACATCATGAGCCTGGGCGGCATCGCCATCGCCGTCGGCGCGATGATCGATGCGGCGATCGTGATGATCGAGAACGCCCACAAGCATCTCGAACGCCTCGAACCCGGCGAGAGCCACAAGGAGGCGCTGATCGCCGCGGCGGTCGAGGTCGGTCCGAGCCTGTTCTTCGGCCTCCTCATCATCACCGTGTCGTTCCTGCCGGTGTTCGCGCTGGAGGCCCAGGAAGGGCGCCTGTTCAAGCCGCTCGCCATGACCAAGACCCTGGCGATGGCGGGCGCGGCGTTCCTCTCGGTCACCCTGGTGCCGGTGCTGATGCTGATGTTCGTGCGCGGCCGCATCCTCCCCGAGGCGAAGAACCCGATCAACCGCGCGCTGATCGCCGCCTATCGCCCGGTGATCGAGGGCGTGCTCTCGGCCAAGGCGCTGGTGCTCGCCCTCGCCGTGGTGGCGCTGGGGCTGTCGTGGGTGCCGTTCAAGCAGCTCGGCTCCGAGTTCATGCCCAATCTCGACGAGGGCGCGATCCTCTACATGCCGACCACCCTGCCCGGGCTCTCGATCACCAAGGCGGCGGAGCTTCTCCAGGTGCAGGACCGGGTGCTGAAGAGCTTCCCCGAGGTCGAGACGGTGTTCGGCAAGGCCGGGCGCGCCGCCACCGCCACCGATCCGGCGCCGACCGAGATGTTCGAGACCGTCATCACCCTCAAGCCCCACGACCAGTGGCGCCCGGGCATGACCACCGACACCCTGATCAAGGAGATGGACGCGGCGCTGCAGATTCCCGGCGTCTCCAACGCCTGGACGATGCCGCAGCGCGCCCGGGTGGACATGCTCGCCACCGGCATCCGCACGCCGATCGGCGTCAAGGTGTTCGGCAACGACTTGGGCGAACTCGAACGCATCGCCCGCCGGATCGAGGCGGCGGTGCGCGACGTGCCCGGCACCGCTTCGGCCTACGCCGAGCGCGTCGGCGGCGGCAAGTATCTCGACATTCGCCCCGATCGCGCCGCGCTCGCCCGCTACGGCATCTCGATCGCCGCGGTGCAGGCGACCATCGCCACTGCGCTCGGCGGCGAGACCGTCACCACCACGGTGGAGGGTCGCGAACGCTATTCGGTCAACCTGCGCTACCCGCGCGCGCTGCGCTCGGACCCGCAGGCGATCGCCCAGAACGTTCTGGTGAACGCGGCGGACGGCACGCCGGTCCCGCTCGGGCAGCTCGCCGAGATCGGCTTCGCTCCCGGACCGGCGGCGATCCGCTCGGAGAACGGCCTCTTGTCCACCTACATCTTCATCGACATCCGCGATCGCGATCTCGGCGGCTACGTCGCCGAGGCGAAGGCGAAGGTCGCGGCGGCGGTGGATCTGCCGGAGGGCTTCTTCATCACCTGGTCCGGGCAGTTCGAGAACCTCGAACGCGCCGTGGCGAAGCTCAAGGTGGTGGTGCCGTTTACGCTCGCGATCATCTTCCTGCTGCTCTACCTCAACTTCCGCCGCGTCGCCGAAACCCTGATCGTGATGCTGTCGCTCCCGTTCGCGCTGATCGGCGGGCTGTGGCTGCAATGGATCCTGGGGTACGACTTCTCGGTGGCGGTGGCGGTGGGGTACATCGCGCTCGCGGGCGTCGCCGCCGAGACCGGTGTGGTGATGCTGGTCTACCTCGACCACGCCGAGGCCGACCTGCGCGCCCGCCGCGCCGCCGAGGGGCTCGCCTTCACCCGCGCCGATCTCCGCCACGCGATCATGGAGGGCGCGGTGGAGCGGGTGCGGCCGAAGATCATGACCGTCACCGCGATCATCGCCGGTCTGCTGCCGATTCTCTGGAGCACCGGCGCCGGGTCGGAGGTGATGCGCCGCATCGCCATGCCGATGGTCGGCGGCATGGTGTCCTCCACCGTTCTCACCCTCGCCGTCATTCCCGCGCTGTATGCGCTCGTCAAGGGCCGCGGCCTTCCCGCCGCCCATCCCTCACGCCAACAGGAGAGTCTGCCCCATGCTTCGTAA